In the Armatimonadota bacterium genome, ACGGGATCGGTGGTGGCCAGGCGCACCTCGCCGTCGGCGCGCTCCACCTGCCGCACGGCCGGGAGGGCGCCGAGCGCGGCCTCTTCGGTCGTCTCCTCGTCCGCGCCCGCCAGCGCCACCGTGGCCGCGGGCGCGTGCGCCCTGATGAGCGCCCGCGGCGTGTCCAGGGCGACGATGCGGCCGTGGTCCATGATGGCCACGCGGTCGCACAGTCGCTGCGCCTCCTCCATGTAGTGCGTGGTGAGGATGACGGTGCGCCCCTCGCGGCGCAGGCCCTCGATGACGTCCCACAAAGTGCGGCGGGCCTGGGGGTCGAGGCCCGTGGTGGGCTCGTCCAGGAAGAGCACCGGCGGGTCGTGCACCAGCGCCACCGCGATGGCCAGCCGCTGGCGCTGGCCGCCGGAGAGCGTGCACACCCAGGCGCGGCGCTTCTCGGCCAGCTGCAGCCGCTCCAACAGCGGCTCGGGCGGGGCCGCGCGCCCGTGGAAGGCGGCGAAGAGGCGCAGCGTCTCCTCGACCGTCAGGCGGTCGAAGAAGCCCGCCTCCTGGAGTTGCACGCCGATCCGCGCCCGCACCCCGCGCGGATCGTGGCGCACGTCGACCCCGGCCACCAGGGCGCTGCCGCCGTCTGGGGCCCGGAGGCCCTCCAGCATCTCCAGGGTGGTGGTCTTGCCCGCACCGTTGGGGCCGAGGATGCCGAAGATCTCGCCGCGGCGCACGTCGAAGCTCACGCCGTCGACAGCGGTGAGCCTGCCGTAGCGCTTGCGCAGATCGCGGACCTGGACGATCAGGTCGGTCATGGCACTGGGGTCATGATAGTGCCCGGGCAGCCTGCGTCAATGCGGCAGGCCACGCCGATCCCTTCCACACTGACCAACGCCATGTTGCCGGCAGGGTTTACTCCATAGTAGATTAAGTGTGGTTCCGAATTGGAACCATAACATGCCTGATAGATCTTTCAGGAGCGCAACGGCGACGCGCGACAGGTAGAGAAGGGGACGAGTGATGCCCAAGAGTCTGTCCATCAAGAACGTGCCAGATGAGATCGTGGCAAAGTTGCGCGCCCGCGCCCGCCGGTCTCATCGATCGCTTCAGGGCGAGCTGCTGGCGATCCTCGAGGAAGCTGTCCGACTCGAGCGCCTATCAGTCACGGAGTTGCGACGCCGCGTGGAGGCTCTCGGGTTGAGCGCGCCCGACGAATCCGCCCTGCTGGTGCGCGCCGATCGGGATGCTCATTGAAGCGTCCCCCGGCACTCGTCCTGGATACTTCCGCGTTGGCCGCGGTGGCGTTCGGAGAGCCGGCGGGTGGCCGACTAGCACTTCTTCTTGAGGGGGCACTGCTCCATGCGCCCACGCTGATGCCCTACGAGCTGGCCAGCGTGGCCTGGCGGAAAGCCGTCAGGAATCCCGCCGGTGCGGAGAGCATCCTGCGGGCACTCGATCTTGCGCTGAGTCTCGACGTGCACTGGGTCGAGATCAATCAGCGTGATGCAGTGCAGCTTGCTCTGGAGGAGGGCATTACCCCCTACGATGCTGCCTACCTCGTCACCGCCCTTGTCACGTCTGGCGCCCTTGTCACCCTTGACCAGCGGTTGACCACGGCTGCCAGAGCACGAGGCGTTCCCCTGTACCCCTGAACCAAGCTGCCGAGGTTGCAGCTGGCGTTTGCTCAGTTCCGCGCGGTGGGCGGCTCCTCGGGAGGGGGCGGTCCCAGGCAGCGACCGTACAGCCCGGTCTGATCGCCCTGTGCGGAGCGTTCGCCTCGCACGCACATGCGACGCCGGCCCCGCACGCCCCGCGGACGGATTCCCCAAGGGCTCGCCATACGCGGGCAGACGCTGGCTAGCGCCCGCCCGCCCGCGGGCCCTCGCGCAACCCCTCGGCCACGCCTTGGTAGTACGCCCGCCAGATCAGGTGGTTGTAGCACTCGCTGCACAGCGGCAGGAGCTGGTGCCGCTCGGCCCACGGCAGCACCGCCCGGACCACCCGCGCGCCGACGCCGGTCCGGTAGACCAGCCACTTGAGCGGCAGCAGCACGGGATGGATCTCGGCCAGCAGCGCCAGGCTGTGCGGGCGGCCGTGCTTGCGCCAGAGGTAGACGGCGTTGCGGCCGGCTTCGCGTTGCCGGCGCATCACGGCAGCCAGGTCGAGCACGTGGACGTGCCGCACGACCGCCGCGGGCTCGTAGACGATGCGCACACCGGCGCGCTTCAGGCGGTAGGCGAGGTCCAGGTCCTCGAAGCCATACCCGCGGAACGTCTCGTCGAAGCCCCCGACCGCCGCGAACGCCTCCCGTGCCACCGAGAAGTTGCGCGCGGCGACGTGGGCGTACGAGAGGTCGTCGCGTCGGCGGGGTGCCAGGTCGGGGAGCAGGTAGTAGGCGCGCATGAAGGTGGACTGCAGCGTGGCAGGGTCCTGCACCGTCCGGCCCTGGACCGCCAGCAGCGCGCCGCCGCGGTAGTGCCGGAGGTGGGCGGCGACGAGCCCCGGCGCGAGGCGCAGGTCGGGATCGAGGAAGAGGAGGACGCGGCCCCGCGCCACGCGCGCGGCACGGTTCCGGGCGACGGCGAGGCCCTGGTTGCGTTGACGGAGGACGCGCACCGGGTGCGGGTGCGCCAGCCCGTCCAGCATCTCGGCCGTGCCGTCGGTGGAGCCGTCGTCCACCACCACGATCTCGAACGCGCCCTCCTGCGCGGCCAGATCGGCGAGCAACGCCGCCAGCTGGTCCCGACAGTTGTACGTCGAGACGACGATGCTCGCGTCGAGCTCCGCTGCAGGCGCGGGCGGGCCGGCTGCGCGCTCCGTGTAGGCGACCGCGCCGGGGTGCCCGGGCGTATCCGGGGCGCGAGCGCTCACGGCGGGTCGCCGGCGGTGCCCGGGTGTGACGCTCACAGCGGGTACCTCGTCGTCGCGGGTGCGCGTCGTGATCGTGATCGCCGGTGCTGGTCGGGTGCGGCCCTCATAGCGGCGGGCTGAACCGACCGTCCACGGCGGTCCAGCCGCCGTCCACCAGCAGCAGCGACCCCGTGACGTAGCTGGCGGCGTCGGACGCCAGGAAGACGATGGGGCCGGCGATCTCGTCCGGGCTCGCCCAGCGGCCCAGTGCTGGCTTGGCCGCGTAGGCCCGGTACCACTCGGGGTGGGCCTTGATCGGCGCCGTGAGCGGGGTCTCGACCACGCCGGGTGCCACGGCGTTCACGCGCACGCCCTGCGGTCCCAGCTCGGCCGCCAGCGCCCGCACCAGCTGGAGCAGCCCGGCCTTCGTTGCCGCGTAGACCCCCTGGCCGGGTTCGACGACGAGCGCGCGGATCGACGACAGCACGATGATGCTGCCGCGGCCCCGCGGGGCCATCACCGCACCGGCTGCCCGCATCAGTCGGAAGTTGCCCTTCAGGTTGACCAGCACGACGCGGTCGAACTCCTCGTCGGTGTACCGCAGCAGCGGTTTCCGGACGTTGATGCCGGGCGTGACGACGGCGACGTCGAGCGCGCCCCAGCGCGCCACGACACGGTCGACCACGTCGGCAGCGCTCGCCGGATCGGTGACGTCGACGGGCTCGGCCTCGGCCTGCCCGCCGTCCTGCTG is a window encoding:
- a CDS encoding ABC transporter ATP-binding protein; the encoded protein is MTDLIVQVRDLRKRYGRLTAVDGVSFDVRRGEIFGILGPNGAGKTTTLEMLEGLRAPDGGSALVAGVDVRHDPRGVRARIGVQLQEAGFFDRLTVEETLRLFAAFHGRAAPPEPLLERLQLAEKRRAWVCTLSGGQRQRLAIAVALVHDPPVLFLDEPTTGLDPQARRTLWDVIEGLRREGRTVILTTHYMEEAQRLCDRVAIMDHGRIVALDTPRALIRAHAPAATVALAGADEETTEEAALGALPAVRQVERADGEVRLATTDPVETVQAVLALLRTGTLRFTQLRVEEATLEDVFLHLTGRSLRE
- a CDS encoding Arc family DNA-binding protein, producing the protein MPKSLSIKNVPDEIVAKLRARARRSHRSLQGELLAILEEAVRLERLSVTELRRRVEALGLSAPDESALLVRADRDAH
- a CDS encoding type II toxin-antitoxin system VapC family toxin; protein product: MKRPPALVLDTSALAAVAFGEPAGGRLALLLEGALLHAPTLMPYELASVAWRKAVRNPAGAESILRALDLALSLDVHWVEINQRDAVQLALEEGITPYDAAYLVTALVTSGALVTLDQRLTTAARARGVPLYP
- a CDS encoding glycosyltransferase — its product is MSVTPGHRRRPAVSARAPDTPGHPGAVAYTERAAGPPAPAAELDASIVVSTYNCRDQLAALLADLAAQEGAFEIVVVDDGSTDGTAEMLDGLAHPHPVRVLRQRNQGLAVARNRAARVARGRVLLFLDPDLRLAPGLVAAHLRHYRGGALLAVQGRTVQDPATLQSTFMRAYYLLPDLAPRRRDDLSYAHVAARNFSVAREAFAAVGGFDETFRGYGFEDLDLAYRLKRAGVRIVYEPAAVVRHVHVLDLAAVMRRQREAGRNAVYLWRKHGRPHSLALLAEIHPVLLPLKWLVYRTGVGARVVRAVLPWAERHQLLPLCSECYNHLIWRAYYQGVAEGLREGPRAGGR
- a CDS encoding SDR family oxidoreductase; this encodes MDYRRLFRLDDRVALVAGGASGIGAAAARALAAHGARVVVADLNLDGARAVAAAIQQDGGQAEAEPVDVTDPASAADVVDRVVARWGALDVAVVTPGINVRKPLLRYTDEEFDRVVLVNLKGNFRLMRAAGAVMAPRGRGSIIVLSSIRALVVEPGQGVYAATKAGLLQLVRALAAELGPQGVRVNAVAPGVVETPLTAPIKAHPEWYRAYAAKPALGRWASPDEIAGPIVFLASDAASYVTGSLLLVDGGWTAVDGRFSPPL